From the Cupriavidus necator N-1 genome, one window contains:
- the pqqA gene encoding pyrroloquinoline quinone precursor peptide PqqA produces MRWTTPAYTELRLGFEITMYIANR; encoded by the coding sequence ATGCGCTGGACCACCCCCGCCTACACCGAGCTGCGGCTTGGCTTTGAAATCACGATGTACATCGCCAACCGCTGA